The following proteins are co-located in the Spirosoma montaniterrae genome:
- a CDS encoding hydrogen peroxide-inducible genes activator: MTLSQLDYIVAVDTYRHFATAAEACHVTQPTLSMQIQKLEDELGVLVFDRSKQPVVPTETGQAILTQAREVLRSARRIPEIVSESKNDLQGDLRIGIIPTLAPYLLPYFIGDFVVNYSAVSVQIQELVTEQIVERLRNGLIDVGLVVTPLSENGITELPLFREKLVVYAADSHPLFGKTVVTPADLQTDGLWLLTEGHCFRNQVLDLCGADRQPNSNTPLRYETGSLETLIKLIDRQNGFTLLPFLATLDMDKTRRARLRPFATPQPVREVSLVMHRSFLKRQLIYALKSEILAHLPNEVER; the protein is encoded by the coding sequence ATGACCTTGTCGCAGTTAGATTATATTGTTGCCGTTGATACCTACCGGCATTTTGCCACCGCTGCCGAAGCCTGCCACGTAACGCAGCCAACGTTAAGTATGCAGATTCAGAAATTAGAAGATGAGTTGGGTGTGTTGGTTTTTGACCGCTCGAAACAACCCGTTGTGCCCACTGAAACCGGACAGGCCATTCTGACTCAGGCGAGGGAGGTGCTGCGGTCGGCCCGGCGCATTCCCGAAATTGTCAGCGAGTCGAAAAATGATCTTCAGGGCGATCTGCGCATTGGCATCATTCCAACGCTGGCCCCGTATCTGTTGCCCTATTTTATCGGCGATTTTGTGGTCAACTATTCGGCGGTTTCGGTGCAGATTCAGGAGTTGGTTACGGAGCAGATTGTGGAGCGGCTTCGCAACGGTCTCATTGATGTAGGGTTGGTGGTAACGCCTTTATCCGAAAACGGTATTACCGAACTGCCACTTTTTCGGGAGAAACTCGTTGTTTACGCGGCTGACTCACACCCGTTGTTCGGGAAAACGGTAGTAACGCCTGCCGACCTGCAAACGGATGGTTTATGGTTGCTCACCGAAGGGCATTGCTTTCGTAATCAGGTACTTGACCTGTGTGGTGCCGACCGCCAGCCGAACAGCAACACCCCGCTCCGTTACGAAACCGGCTCCCTCGAAACGTTGATCAAACTTATTGACCGGCAAAATGGCTTTACGCTGCTTCCGTTTCTGGCTACGCTCGATATGGACAAAACGCGCCGGGCCAGACTGCGCCCGTTTGCCACGCCCCAGCCAGTGCGCGAAGTGAGTCTGGTAATGCACCGCAGCTTCTTGAAACGCCAGCTTATCTACGCACTCAAAAGCGAGATTCTGGCCCATCTGCCCAACGAAGTGGAACGATAA
- the hemH gene encoding ferrochelatase: MEAPALQQFATAPKAPGKTGVLLVNLGTPDSPSVSDVRKYLREFLMDGRVIDIPFIPRFLLVNGIIAPFRAPKSAKTYKEVWTENGSPLKYYGEVNERQLQQALGHAYVVRLAMRYQSPSIDAGLSEFQRLGLTDIIVIPLFPQYASATTGSVYEKVMDVLKTWQVIPQVRFVNRFLEHPKFIEGFVQLGRKYMADYEYDHFLFSYHGLPERQIRKGDITKSVCQLGECCGSLRADNQHCYRAQCFETTRRLVRELGIPEGKYTTCFQSRLGRDPWIQPYTEDTIRKLAKDGIKSVLAFSPAFVADCLETTIEVGEEYKELFEELGGQHWQLVESLNDSPLWVETLVDLVKTA; the protein is encoded by the coding sequence ATGGAAGCACCTGCTCTGCAACAATTCGCCACCGCCCCCAAAGCTCCCGGCAAAACGGGCGTTCTACTTGTTAATTTAGGTACGCCCGATAGCCCATCGGTGTCCGACGTTCGCAAATACCTGCGCGAGTTTCTGATGGATGGCCGCGTTATCGATATTCCGTTTATTCCGCGTTTTCTGCTCGTCAACGGCATCATTGCCCCGTTCCGGGCACCAAAATCGGCCAAGACGTATAAAGAAGTCTGGACCGAAAACGGGTCGCCCCTGAAGTATTACGGCGAAGTGAACGAGCGGCAGTTACAGCAGGCTCTCGGCCATGCGTATGTAGTTCGGCTGGCGATGCGCTATCAAAGCCCCAGCATTGACGCGGGGCTGAGCGAGTTTCAGCGGCTCGGCCTGACCGACATCATCGTGATTCCGCTCTTTCCTCAATATGCTTCGGCCACCACGGGTTCGGTATATGAGAAGGTGATGGACGTGTTGAAGACCTGGCAGGTAATTCCGCAGGTACGGTTCGTGAATCGGTTTCTTGAACACCCCAAATTTATCGAAGGGTTCGTACAGCTTGGCCGCAAATACATGGCCGACTATGAGTACGACCACTTTCTGTTCAGCTACCACGGCCTGCCCGAACGGCAAATTCGCAAAGGCGACATTACAAAGTCGGTTTGCCAGTTGGGCGAATGCTGTGGCTCATTACGCGCCGACAATCAGCATTGTTACCGGGCGCAGTGCTTTGAAACTACCCGCCGGTTGGTGCGTGAACTGGGCATACCCGAAGGCAAGTACACGACCTGTTTCCAGTCGCGGCTGGGCCGTGACCCCTGGATTCAACCCTATACCGAAGATACAATTCGGAAACTGGCAAAAGACGGTATTAAGAGCGTACTGGCTTTTTCACCCGCTTTCGTAGCCGATTGTCTGGAAACGACAATTGAAGTCGGCGAAGAATACAAAGAGTTGTTTGAAGAACTGGGCGGCCAGCACTGGCAGTTAGTAGAAAGCCTGAACGACAGCCCGTTATGGGTTGAAACGCTGGTCGATTTGGTTAAAACGGCGTAA
- a CDS encoding c-type cytochrome, producing MKKRLLKLALGLVGVIVIIVVAGLSYVKLALPNVGPAPKLAIKPTTAQIEHGRYLANHVAACIDCHSTRDFTKLAGPMVPGTEGKGGEAFVREMGFPGNFYAANITPASLGSWTDGEIFRAITTGVNRDGRALFPVMPYQSYARMDPEDIYDIIAYLRSLKPIPNKIPAAEPDFPMNFIINTIPTKAALGKRPNPADTVAYGNYLTTFASCTDCHTPADDKGQPLPGMEMAGGRVFPIPTGTVRSANLTPHATGILNMTCDAFIARFKAHTHERYVSPTVAQNEFNTIMPWAMYGGMSEQDLGAIYAYLRTLKPVNNAVTHFTPKSKLVASR from the coding sequence ATGAAAAAGCGATTACTTAAACTTGCTCTTGGCCTCGTAGGGGTCATCGTTATTATAGTCGTTGCGGGCCTGTCTTATGTGAAACTGGCCCTGCCAAACGTTGGGCCGGCTCCTAAACTGGCAATCAAACCCACAACTGCTCAGATTGAACATGGGCGGTACTTAGCCAATCATGTAGCAGCCTGTATCGACTGCCATTCCACGCGCGATTTCACAAAACTGGCGGGGCCAATGGTGCCCGGCACAGAGGGTAAAGGGGGCGAAGCGTTTGTCCGCGAAATGGGCTTTCCGGGAAACTTCTACGCAGCCAATATTACCCCGGCCAGTCTCGGCAGTTGGACCGACGGCGAAATCTTTCGGGCCATTACCACAGGCGTCAACCGCGACGGACGGGCGTTGTTTCCGGTGATGCCCTACCAGAGTTACGCCAGGATGGACCCGGAAGATATTTACGACATCATTGCGTATCTCCGCAGCCTGAAGCCGATTCCAAACAAGATACCGGCGGCTGAACCTGACTTCCCGATGAATTTCATTATCAACACCATACCTACCAAAGCTGCACTCGGCAAGCGGCCCAACCCTGCCGATACGGTTGCGTATGGCAACTACCTGACTACGTTCGCTTCCTGCACCGATTGCCACACACCCGCCGACGACAAAGGACAACCGCTGCCGGGTATGGAAATGGCAGGCGGGCGCGTGTTCCCGATACCAACCGGCACGGTGCGGTCGGCTAACCTGACGCCCCACGCTACCGGCATTCTGAACATGACTTGTGACGCGTTCATTGCCCGTTTTAAGGCACACACGCACGAAAGATACGTTAGCCCGACAGTAGCTCAGAATGAGTTCAATACCATTATGCCGTGGGCGATGTATGGCGGTATGTCGGAGCAGGATTTGGGGGCCATTTATGCGTACCTGCGTACACTGAAGCCCGTAAACAATGCCGTGACGCATTTTACCCCTAAATCGAAACTGGTTGCAAGCCGGTAG
- a CDS encoding OmpA family protein, with product MISTRKQFIFFGILLLVRPLFHPVQAQTNRRSAAVSPAASVEGAVLDAVSQKGIANATLQAKTAEGSVRTKTVSAYDGTFALRGLDPRKQYQLVIKASGYESVEQPFTFTSATADRVYGKKILLQPSSKPVAGKSATSTTGGAVFTANQAVPEIMVKATASPGSGSNGNQRVTPPKTLDAKVVFSPPLTVAPPGKTTQLKAIQFVQSKADLLPDAQPALEQLLAFMRSRPTVEILLAGHTDNQGDFDENVRLSQQRVDVVKAYLVQNGIAANRIATRGYGPTRPIGNNNKEATRQQNRRVELVITKE from the coding sequence ATGATTTCAACTCGAAAACAGTTTATTTTTTTCGGCATACTGCTGCTTGTCAGGCCGCTGTTTCATCCTGTTCAGGCACAAACGAACCGCCGGTCGGCAGCGGTTAGCCCAGCGGCTTCTGTTGAAGGAGCGGTACTTGATGCCGTTTCCCAGAAGGGAATCGCCAACGCCACTCTTCAGGCCAAAACAGCAGAGGGAAGTGTGCGCACAAAAACCGTGTCGGCCTACGATGGCACGTTTGCCCTGCGCGGGCTTGACCCCCGAAAACAATACCAGCTTGTTATTAAGGCCAGCGGCTACGAGTCGGTCGAACAGCCATTTACGTTTACCTCGGCTACTGCCGACCGGGTGTACGGCAAAAAAATTCTGCTCCAGCCCAGCAGTAAACCCGTTGCCGGGAAGTCGGCCACATCCACTACGGGGGGTGCTGTTTTTACGGCAAATCAGGCGGTGCCCGAAATCATGGTTAAGGCTACGGCTTCGCCCGGTTCGGGTAGCAATGGCAATCAGCGCGTTACGCCACCGAAAACGTTAGACGCCAAAGTGGTTTTTTCGCCCCCGCTCACGGTGGCTCCTCCCGGCAAAACTACCCAGCTAAAAGCCATTCAGTTCGTGCAGAGCAAAGCCGACCTGCTACCTGATGCCCAGCCTGCGCTGGAGCAACTGCTGGCGTTTATGCGTAGTCGGCCCACCGTTGAGATTTTGCTGGCGGGCCATACCGACAATCAGGGTGATTTTGACGAAAATGTACGGCTTTCGCAGCAGCGCGTCGACGTGGTAAAGGCGTATCTGGTACAGAATGGCATTGCCGCAAACCGAATCGCTACACGCGGCTACGGCCCTACCCGACCCATTGGCAATAACAACAAAGAAGCCACCCGGCAGCAGAACCGGCGCGTTGAACTGGTTATCACAAAGGAATAA